DNA from Gramella sp. MAR_2010_147:
AAAAAAAATTATCCCCGGTGGATAAAATTTTAATGGATGAGAGTAAATCCCACTTACAGGAGATTGAAATTCCTGAAGGCAGTATCGCCATAGGAAAACGAATTGTAGATCTTAAAATTCCCACAGGAGCCATTATTGCTATGATTACCCGCAACAATAATTTTATCACACCAAAAGGTGAAACTGTACTCGAACGGAATGATATCCTTCTGGTTTTAACCGAAGATCGTTCTAATTTCCTACAGGTCAAACAGTATCTGGAGTAAATCCTTCCTCCTTTTAAAAAAATCAAATTCTCTGAAATATTAATTAAATCCTAAATCTTTTTTCATTTCAAAGCAAGTGCTTAGCTTTGTATTGTATTTAAAGATTATGGCTAGAACCAAACAATATAGAGAAGAAGATGTTATCCAGAAAGCAATGGATCTTTTTTGGCGTAATGGTTATGAAGCTACCTCGGTACGTATGTTGGAAAAAGAAATGGGAATTAATCAATTTTCAATTTATTCCAGTTTTGGCAGTAAGAATGGTGTTTTTCTGGAAAGCATAAAAGTCTATAAAGCACATTTAAATAATATTAGACATAAACTCAGGGATTCTAATAACGGAGTGCAGGGTATTAAAGCGTTTTTTTATGATTTTTTAGAATTCACCAGAGAGAATGAAAATAACAAAGGTTGCCTGGTTTGTAATACTGTAAGCGAATTAGGAAATAAAGCAAAACCAGAGCTTCAGGTGGAATTAATGAAATTCACACAAGAAATAAGAGAATTATTCTTGAATAATTTGAAACAGGAAAAGAATAAAACTATGAAATTGGTAGAAAAAGAAGCTAATTTTTTGATGACCTCTATCCTGGGTTTATCTATAGGCTCCAGAATTCTAAATAAAAAACAACTGGAAGACTTTATAGAAACCACCTTTAAATCGATATAACCTTTTTTTAACCATAAACTAAGCGTATGCTTAGATAAAAAATTATCCATTAAAATATTTTATAACATGAAAACTAAATTTATCACACTCGTATTATTTGTGATCTCCTTTTCCTTACAGGCTCAAACCTATACCGTGGCCTATCATGCCACACCTGAAATGGATAGATCTAAGTCCTACTATAATTCTCTGTCGGATTTTACCGGAAAAATAATTGAAAAAGAAAACTTCCACTATCGTGAGTTTTTAAGGGCGTCTAAGCGATCTGAAAAGACTTATAAAATTGGTAATGAAATCATGACAGGGAGGGAACTAACGAAATTACTGAGAAAATCAGCCAGAAAATCTGGAAATTCAACCGATTTCAGGAAACTTCTGGAAAATGAGAACCCTTCTTTTAAGAACTATTTATCAGATAAAGATTTTCAATTACTGTACAAAAAATTCAGAAAAGGAACCTTTAATAAATACGTCCAGAACTTAGCCGACAACTGGAAGGATTAAAATAAAAAAGTTTAAAACAATTATTAATTATAAATATTTAAAACAATGAGTACATTAAAAATTCATAATATCGAAAGTGCACCAGAAGAAAGTAAAGCACTTTTAGAGAAGTCGAAGAAAGCATACGGAATGATCCCTAATTTGCACGGGGTATTAGCTGAAGCTCCGGGAATCCTGGATGCCTATCAAAGATTGCATGAACTGTTTGAAAATTCATCTTTCAATAACGAAGAACTAACCGTGGTATGGCAAACTATA
Protein-coding regions in this window:
- a CDS encoding TetR/AcrR family transcriptional regulator; translated protein: MARTKQYREEDVIQKAMDLFWRNGYEATSVRMLEKEMGINQFSIYSSFGSKNGVFLESIKVYKAHLNNIRHKLRDSNNGVQGIKAFFYDFLEFTRENENNKGCLVCNTVSELGNKAKPELQVELMKFTQEIRELFLNNLKQEKNKTMKLVEKEANFLMTSILGLSIGSRILNKKQLEDFIETTFKSI